CACAATCCCCTGTGAAGTTCATCACGAAAACACGGTTACTTCTGAATCAGTACAGTAGCATACGCAGCAATACCTTCCTGCCGTCCGGTAAAGCCCAGTTTTTCTGTCGTTGTAGCCTTGATGGAAATATCTTCCTCGCCTACCTGCATCACTTCAGCCAGCGTTTGTTTCATGGCAGGAATATGCGGATTCAGCTTCGGACGTTCAGCGGCTATGGTTGCATCGATATTTCCCAGTTCATAACCGGCTTCACGTATTAGCTTCATTGTATCACGCAATAATATCTTACTGTCTATATTCTTGTATTCGCCTGCCGTATCAGGAAAATGATAACCGATATCACGCATATTGGCAGCCCCCAGGAGCGCATCACAAATGGCATGTATCAGTACATCCGCATCACTATGTCCCAGTAAACCCAATGTATGCTCTATCCGTATCCCTCCCATCCACAACTCACGGTCGGGAACAAGGGCATGCACATCATAACCGAAACCTACACGTATCTTCATATTGATATTATCTGAACAGGTTCTTGATTCCGTCCATATCGAACGACAGAGAGAAACGAAGCGTCTGGTCCAACGGGTTACTCTGAACCGTACTTACCAGATAAGCGGCATCCAACTGGAATACACTCATACGGAAACCGGC
This is a stretch of genomic DNA from Parabacteroides chongii. It encodes these proteins:
- the ispF gene encoding 2-C-methyl-D-erythritol 2,4-cyclodiphosphate synthase; this translates as MKIRVGFGYDVHALVPDRELWMGGIRIEHTLGLLGHSDADVLIHAICDALLGAANMRDIGYHFPDTAGEYKNIDSKILLRDTMKLIREAGYELGNIDATIAAERPKLNPHIPAMKQTLAEVMQVGEEDISIKATTTEKLGFTGRQEGIAAYATVLIQK